A window of Haliscomenobacter hydrossis DSM 1100 contains these coding sequences:
- a CDS encoding CaiB/BaiF CoA transferase family protein, translating to MKALSKKPLAGLRVIELSTVLAGPAVGMFFAELGAQVLKIENKTTGGDVTRTWKLTTEDPAWAYSAYYCSINWGKEILLMDLNRPEDLEWVHAQIKTADIVLANFKPDSARRLNLDYASLKALNERLIYGEITGFGPNDGRSAFDVVLQAEAGFLYMTGEKDAAPVKMPVALIDLLAAHQLKEGLLLALLERAQTGKGSKVSVSLYAAALASLANQATNWLIAGKIPQRMGTLHPNIAPYGELFTCKDGGQIVLAVGNDRQFQYLCKALNLVDLTTNPDYRNNGQRVHNRSTLQTTLQEQIAQYDREPLLALFHQMGVPAGGVRNMQEVFADPLAHEMLLDWALPDGTEVRSVRSVAFSLEE from the coding sequence ATGAAAGCATTATCTAAAAAACCGCTTGCTGGACTCCGCGTCATCGAACTCTCCACCGTTCTTGCTGGCCCAGCTGTAGGCATGTTTTTTGCCGAATTGGGCGCACAGGTCCTTAAAATCGAAAATAAAACGACTGGTGGAGACGTCACCCGTACCTGGAAATTAACGACCGAAGACCCTGCCTGGGCGTACTCCGCCTATTATTGCAGCATCAATTGGGGCAAAGAAATCCTCTTGATGGATTTGAATCGTCCGGAGGACCTGGAATGGGTTCACGCCCAAATCAAAACTGCCGACATCGTGCTGGCCAATTTTAAGCCCGACTCAGCCCGGCGGCTGAATCTGGACTACGCCAGTTTGAAGGCCCTCAATGAACGGTTGATCTATGGCGAAATCACCGGATTTGGCCCCAATGATGGGCGTTCGGCATTTGACGTGGTACTACAAGCGGAGGCCGGTTTTTTGTACATGACCGGAGAAAAAGACGCTGCACCCGTCAAAATGCCCGTGGCACTCATCGACCTGCTGGCTGCGCACCAACTCAAAGAAGGGCTGCTACTGGCGTTGTTGGAACGTGCTCAGACGGGAAAAGGCAGCAAAGTCAGCGTGTCCTTGTACGCCGCCGCCTTGGCATCCCTGGCCAATCAGGCCACGAATTGGCTGATTGCCGGAAAAATCCCCCAACGCATGGGCACCTTGCACCCCAATATCGCTCCGTATGGCGAGTTGTTTACCTGCAAAGACGGCGGACAAATTGTACTGGCGGTGGGCAATGACCGTCAGTTTCAATATTTGTGCAAAGCACTGAATTTGGTGGACTTGACCACTAATCCCGATTACCGCAACAATGGACAACGGGTGCACAACCGCAGCACCCTACAAACAACATTACAAGAACAGATTGCTCAATACGATCGGGAACCACTACTCGCACTGTTCCATCAAATGGGTGTTCCGGCTGGAGGTGTTCGCAACATGCAAGAGGTATTTGCCGATCCACTGGCTCATGAGATGCTCCTGGATTGGGCCTTGCCGGATGGAACGGAGGTGCGGAGCGTACGGTCGGTGGCGTTTTCGTTGGAAGAGTAA
- a CDS encoding pyruvate kinase, with protein sequence MSIALKKLARELEKIDHFLLQAEKNFGHLLEKVHPSNQKIAVNLLNYLALRSLDIRELQDGLHAAGLSSMASSESHVRGQLLAILQRIGLPKDIPHPVFNYARSKASLLQKSTALFGQKSTDSVPNIMVTFDTDFADDYAKVKKLLLAGMNVARINCAHDDEGTWLKMIKHIRKASQATGLDCKIYMDLAGPKIRTVIKKKGKLKIEEGQNIYLMDETQMDDEKNTVGCTLKGIVEQLKVDETVLFDDGMVKTKVVKIENGRAKLQVLRISSEKKRIKAEKGINFPDSTLVTPALTEYDKACLPFIQKHANMVGYSFVRNTKDIMLLQEVLGKNAQLDLVLKIETPQAVKNLPDLLFCGLRQENLGVMIARGDLAVEIGFERMSEIQEEILWICEAAHVPVIWATQVLDTLNKSGLATRSEITDAAHAALADCVMINKGKHIIRTMATLRDILQRSGGHHVKKRYTFRPLSIAMRFMGQYSSKLKL encoded by the coding sequence ATGAGCATAGCGCTAAAAAAACTAGCTAGAGAGCTTGAAAAAATTGACCATTTCTTGCTCCAGGCCGAGAAGAATTTTGGCCATCTGCTCGAAAAAGTACATCCTTCGAATCAGAAAATTGCAGTCAATTTGTTGAATTATTTGGCCTTGCGCAGTCTCGATATTCGCGAATTGCAGGACGGCTTACACGCGGCGGGTTTATCTTCCATGGCCAGTTCCGAAAGTCATGTACGCGGCCAATTATTGGCCATTCTCCAACGCATTGGATTGCCCAAAGACATTCCCCATCCCGTTTTCAACTACGCCCGCAGTAAAGCTTCTCTTTTGCAAAAATCCACTGCTTTATTTGGTCAAAAGTCGACAGATTCAGTGCCCAATATCATGGTGACTTTTGACACCGATTTTGCCGATGACTACGCCAAGGTAAAAAAACTGTTGTTAGCCGGAATGAACGTCGCCCGCATCAATTGTGCCCACGATGATGAAGGCACCTGGCTTAAAATGATCAAACACATCCGCAAAGCTTCCCAAGCCACCGGGCTGGATTGCAAAATTTACATGGATTTGGCTGGACCCAAAATCCGCACGGTCATCAAAAAGAAGGGCAAGCTAAAAATTGAAGAAGGGCAGAACATTTACCTAATGGATGAAACCCAGATGGACGATGAAAAAAATACAGTAGGCTGTACCCTCAAGGGGATTGTGGAGCAATTGAAAGTAGATGAAACAGTATTGTTTGATGATGGGATGGTGAAGACAAAAGTGGTAAAAATTGAAAATGGTCGGGCCAAGTTGCAGGTGCTCCGCATTTCCTCCGAAAAAAAGCGCATTAAAGCAGAAAAGGGCATCAATTTCCCCGATTCAACCTTAGTGACCCCCGCGCTTACGGAATACGACAAAGCCTGCCTACCGTTTATTCAAAAGCACGCCAACATGGTGGGTTATTCTTTTGTGCGCAACACCAAAGACATCATGCTATTGCAAGAAGTGCTGGGCAAAAACGCGCAATTGGACCTGGTGCTCAAAATCGAAACCCCCCAGGCCGTCAAAAATTTGCCCGATTTGTTGTTTTGTGGCTTGCGCCAAGAGAACCTCGGGGTGATGATTGCCCGGGGTGACCTGGCCGTAGAAATTGGTTTTGAACGCATGAGCGAAATCCAGGAAGAAATCCTCTGGATTTGCGAGGCCGCACACGTACCGGTCATTTGGGCTACCCAGGTGCTCGATACCCTCAACAAATCCGGGTTGGCTACCCGTTCTGAAATCACCGATGCTGCCCACGCCGCCCTGGCCGACTGCGTGATGATCAACAAAGGCAAGCACATCATCCGCACCATGGCGACCCTCCGCGACATCTTGCAACGCAGTGGCGGGCACCACGTCAAAAAACGCTACACTTTTCGGCCACTTTCCATTGCTATGCGCTTTATGGGGCAGTACAGTAGTAAACTCAAGTTGTGA
- a CDS encoding IS982 family transposase, translating to MKYFTVAIYITISDMLQAMHHKEDEQRRIDDATIITTLVVSSRYFGGNIQNTLSYMKSDHCPGMLSKSQFNRRMHHIKDLIQAVFEVFSSVFKQENERQYYLLDSFPVKVCHNIRISRNRLLGYNDIFRGKNASKREYFYGFKAGVLCTEEGIPVEIALLPGSYHDARFLNRMDFNIPPEASIFGDNAFENHDLEDNSGQMGQIIWETMRKKNTSRGDIYQIRLWKKAIRRQIESVFSAICAAMPKTIHAVTPDGFNLKTFMFIFAYALSFLFNEQEFV from the coding sequence ATGAAATATTTCACGGTTGCAATTTACATCACAATTTCGGATATGCTGCAAGCGATGCACCATAAAGAAGATGAGCAACGTCGGATTGATGACGCGACGATCATCACGACCTTGGTCGTATCTAGCCGGTATTTCGGAGGAAACATCCAAAATACGCTTAGCTATATGAAGTCTGATCATTGCCCTGGCATGTTGAGTAAATCCCAGTTCAATCGTCGTATGCATCATATCAAAGACTTGATCCAGGCTGTTTTCGAGGTTTTTTCCTCCGTTTTTAAGCAAGAAAATGAACGGCAGTACTATCTTTTGGACAGTTTTCCGGTCAAAGTCTGTCATAATATTCGTATCAGTCGCAATAGGCTATTGGGGTATAATGATATTTTTCGAGGAAAAAATGCCTCGAAACGAGAGTACTTTTATGGATTTAAAGCGGGTGTTCTGTGTACCGAAGAGGGGATCCCTGTAGAGATTGCCCTTTTGCCCGGTTCTTATCACGATGCGCGATTCCTTAACCGAATGGACTTCAATATCCCCCCAGAAGCCTCCATTTTTGGTGATAACGCATTTGAAAACCATGATTTGGAGGACAACTCCGGCCAAATGGGGCAAATCATCTGGGAGACGATGCGTAAAAAAAATACCAGCAGGGGAGATATTTACCAGATCCGTTTATGGAAAAAGGCCATTCGAAGACAAATCGAGTCCGTTTTTAGTGCCATTTGTGCTGCAATGCCCAAAACCATTCATGCCGTCACCCCGGATGGATTTAACTTGAAGACCTTTATGTTCATTTTTGCCTATGCCCTTTCCTTTTTGTTTAACGAGCAGGAATTCGTATAG
- a CDS encoding glycerophosphodiester phosphodiesterase family protein, with amino-acid sequence MKTAISYLTILYLISNYNSKIPNSSNCRPRNFAEIKALFQHNPHRSAPFIMAHRGGPALGFPENCLATFARTLAAVSCPLIEFDVRMSKDSVLVLSHDDALEHGSNGHGLLSQSTWATLKKLKLKDEAGQITPHRMPTFATALKFLAKRSAILIIDNKPGTPLDKVLAAITHAKVAHRSVLICYALKDAEYVYQHKPNLMLALGFNQEVQIAAIEQSSIPKDQLIALTPREIQSPTYYQRIHQLGISCSLGTNGNIDTLPSAQSKMLYLERFKAGADIICTDHPEQVAKIFEQTATKH; translated from the coding sequence ATGAAAACCGCAATTTCCTACTTAACCATCCTCTACCTGATCAGCAATTACAACTCGAAAATTCCCAATTCCTCCAACTGCCGACCTCGCAATTTCGCCGAAATCAAAGCCCTCTTCCAACACAACCCACACAGATCGGCCCCCTTTATCATGGCCCACCGTGGCGGCCCTGCCCTCGGCTTCCCCGAAAACTGCCTGGCCACATTTGCCCGTACCTTGGCAGCGGTATCTTGTCCCTTGATCGAGTTTGATGTACGGATGAGCAAAGACAGTGTACTGGTACTCTCCCACGACGATGCGCTGGAGCACGGCAGCAATGGGCATGGACTCCTGAGTCAAAGTACTTGGGCAACCCTGAAAAAGCTAAAACTAAAAGATGAAGCCGGGCAGATCACCCCGCACCGAATGCCCACTTTTGCCACTGCTTTGAAATTTTTGGCCAAAAGATCCGCCATACTCATCATCGACAATAAGCCGGGTACGCCACTGGATAAAGTTTTGGCCGCCATCACCCACGCAAAAGTGGCCCACCGATCGGTCTTGATTTGCTACGCTTTAAAAGATGCCGAGTACGTTTATCAGCACAAACCTAACTTGATGTTGGCCCTGGGTTTCAATCAAGAGGTGCAAATTGCGGCCATCGAACAATCCTCCATTCCCAAAGACCAACTCATTGCCCTTACGCCCCGCGAAATTCAGTCTCCGACTTATTACCAACGCATCCATCAATTGGGCATCTCTTGTTCACTGGGTACCAATGGAAATATTGATACCTTACCCAGCGCTCAGAGCAAAATGTTGTACCTCGAACGTTTCAAGGCGGGTGCGGACATCATTTGTACAGATCATCCTGAGCAGGTAGCAAAAATATTTGAGCAAACTGCCACCAAGCATTGA
- a CDS encoding sugar phosphate isomerase/epimerase family protein: protein MLQRRQFIKTSGLAAAIAMSPFAQSLLEQFSKKKKTLGVQLFTIPRMADNDLKGTLKLLSEIGYREVEFFGPYPFSAPETIEGWKPLAAQLGFKRNAFYGYSLAEVKSMLADFGLKTPSMHLDLTTFRKNLKATLDAVAPLGVKYLALPALQDINDRRNLDDYKRLCDEFNRFGEQMSSYGMAFTYHNHGFEHADMGGVKPMDFLLQNTHPKNVKFELDIFWMAAAGADPKDFLARYPGRFKLMHIKDASEPVRFKGDGGTPDQWMAVFSKMADPGTGVFDIAGILKAAKKSGVEHFLLERDLTPTPVETLKNSYVNLMGM, encoded by the coding sequence ATGCTGCAACGCCGTCAATTCATCAAAACCAGCGGCCTGGCTGCTGCCATCGCGATGAGTCCATTCGCACAATCGCTGCTGGAACAATTCAGCAAAAAGAAAAAGACCCTGGGTGTGCAACTCTTCACCATCCCCCGAATGGCCGACAATGACCTGAAAGGCACACTGAAACTACTCAGCGAGATCGGTTACCGCGAAGTGGAGTTCTTTGGCCCCTACCCTTTCAGCGCACCGGAAACCATCGAAGGTTGGAAACCGCTGGCGGCGCAATTGGGCTTTAAACGCAACGCTTTTTATGGGTACAGCCTCGCCGAAGTAAAAAGTATGCTGGCGGATTTCGGCCTCAAGACGCCCTCCATGCACCTGGACCTGACCACCTTCCGCAAAAACTTGAAAGCCACCCTGGATGCGGTAGCGCCACTGGGCGTCAAATACCTGGCCTTGCCTGCGCTGCAAGACATCAACGATCGCCGCAACCTCGATGACTACAAACGGCTTTGCGACGAGTTCAACCGTTTTGGTGAACAAATGTCGAGCTATGGCATGGCCTTTACCTACCACAACCACGGCTTTGAACACGCCGATATGGGTGGGGTAAAACCGATGGACTTCCTGCTGCAAAATACCCACCCCAAAAACGTCAAATTTGAACTGGACATCTTCTGGATGGCCGCTGCGGGTGCCGATCCCAAAGACTTCCTCGCGCGTTACCCTGGCCGTTTCAAACTCATGCACATCAAAGACGCCAGTGAACCCGTGCGCTTTAAAGGCGACGGCGGTACTCCCGACCAATGGATGGCGGTGTTTTCCAAAATGGCCGATCCGGGTACGGGGGTATTTGACATTGCGGGGATTTTGAAGGCCGCAAAAAAATCAGGGGTAGAGCATTTTTTGCTGGAAAGGGATTTGACGCCGACGCCAGTGGAGACTTTGAAGAATTCGTATGTGAATTTGATGGGAATGTAG
- a CDS encoding DUF5686 and carboxypeptidase regulatory-like domain-containing protein translates to MQKFTLFLLFSFAITQLQAQLSGILTDAGGQALPFASIYLKGSTTGTTTNVNGEYTLYLNPGTYDVVFQYIGYEQKTLKVTMTREPQKLNVSLKEAAVELSEFVVRSNAEDPAYPIIRAAIKKREFYRTQVEEYRCDAYVKGNIAFAQTPKKIMGQEIGTMGGMLDSTGKGIIYLSESRSNLFFRRPDQYREEMIYSKVSGNDQGFGFNRAQDMDFSPYESYSELGRRIVSPIADNALFYYKYKLIGTITDEQGRAIKKIQLIPKRSEDPVYRGYIYIVDQDWAVQSADFILLQSAIKQPGLDTLWIKQVFLPIDNTEDVWRTFSVNIKFKAGALGFKLIGSFTSILSNYNIKPAFEDKFFTNEVFIVKEGANDKNQAFWDTLRPIPLTEDEVKDYTKKDSLQVLWKSKPWKDSVDRKNNKFTVMKLLTGYTYSRSYYRENFNIASPLGTIQFNTVQGYNASLNLAYNKDFDEYNMKWYRLNGAVNYGFSEKEFRASGSYLRQFEGIHRSQLSIGGGRQAVQFNPNEPITLMVNSIYSLLSRHNYMKLYDKVFARVGFGRELTNGIRLNSSLEWANRRKLDNTSDQSWYQRDDPNRRAYTENIPSIIAQNFDQSRALTLNLAFSFRPGQKYYTYPGRKYVAEVNGPEYFLNYRGGFGDVNYHLISVAIEEDNLPLGAWGYSAFRVQGGSFVQRKSLEFMDFMHFNGNQTILGDQERYMNSFLLLPYYEYSTDRAFFQAHWQHHFEGAILDWIPLIKKLGWKLVLGGHFLQVEQKKSYYELTAGIENVGFGVFRLFRFDIAASRQAGGKWNVGPVFGISL, encoded by the coding sequence ATGCAAAAATTTACCCTTTTCCTCCTGTTTTCCTTTGCAATCACCCAATTACAGGCTCAACTGTCGGGTATACTCACCGATGCAGGCGGCCAAGCGCTGCCTTTTGCCAGCATTTACCTCAAGGGCAGCACGACCGGAACCACCACCAACGTCAATGGAGAATACACCCTGTATCTCAATCCTGGAACTTACGATGTTGTTTTTCAGTACATTGGCTATGAGCAAAAAACGCTGAAAGTGACCATGACCCGCGAGCCGCAAAAACTCAATGTTTCCTTGAAAGAGGCCGCGGTGGAACTCAGCGAGTTTGTCGTGCGCTCGAACGCCGAAGACCCCGCTTACCCGATCATCCGCGCGGCCATCAAAAAGCGCGAATTCTACCGCACCCAGGTGGAAGAATACCGCTGTGACGCTTACGTCAAGGGGAACATCGCTTTTGCCCAAACGCCGAAAAAGATCATGGGGCAGGAAATTGGCACCATGGGCGGGATGTTGGACAGTACGGGCAAAGGGATCATTTACTTGTCGGAATCGCGCTCCAACCTGTTCTTCCGGCGGCCGGATCAATACCGCGAAGAAATGATTTATTCCAAGGTGTCGGGCAACGACCAGGGTTTTGGTTTCAACCGCGCACAGGACATGGATTTTAGCCCCTACGAAAGTTATTCGGAACTTGGTCGCCGCATCGTGTCGCCCATTGCCGACAATGCTCTTTTTTACTACAAATACAAACTGATCGGCACCATCACCGACGAGCAGGGGCGGGCCATCAAAAAGATTCAGTTGATCCCCAAGCGCAGCGAAGACCCCGTTTACCGGGGTTACATCTACATTGTGGACCAGGATTGGGCGGTACAATCGGCAGATTTTATCCTGCTCCAGTCGGCCATCAAGCAGCCGGGGCTGGATACCCTGTGGATCAAACAAGTGTTTTTGCCCATCGACAATACGGAGGATGTGTGGCGTACTTTTTCGGTCAACATCAAGTTCAAAGCCGGTGCTTTAGGCTTCAAACTCATCGGCAGTTTTACCTCCATCTTGAGCAATTACAACATCAAGCCTGCTTTTGAAGATAAGTTTTTTACCAATGAAGTTTTTATTGTCAAAGAAGGCGCCAATGACAAAAATCAGGCTTTTTGGGATACCCTGCGCCCGATTCCCCTGACGGAGGATGAAGTAAAAGACTACACCAAAAAAGACAGTTTACAAGTGCTTTGGAAGTCCAAACCCTGGAAAGACTCGGTAGACCGCAAAAACAACAAATTCACGGTGATGAAACTATTGACGGGCTATACTTACAGCCGTTCGTATTACCGTGAAAACTTCAATATAGCGTCGCCTTTGGGCACCATTCAGTTCAATACAGTGCAGGGCTACAATGCCTCGCTCAACCTTGCTTACAACAAGGATTTCGACGAATACAACATGAAATGGTACCGCTTGAATGGTGCGGTGAATTATGGTTTTTCAGAAAAAGAGTTTCGGGCTTCCGGTTCCTATCTCCGGCAGTTTGAAGGCATCCACCGCAGCCAGCTCTCGATTGGGGGAGGTCGACAAGCGGTGCAGTTCAACCCCAATGAGCCGATCACGCTGATGGTGAACTCTATTTATTCGCTGCTGAGTCGACACAATTACATGAAGTTGTACGATAAGGTATTTGCCCGGGTAGGTTTTGGTCGTGAATTGACCAATGGCATTCGTTTGAATTCCAGTTTGGAGTGGGCGAACCGCCGTAAGTTGGATAATACTTCTGACCAAAGTTGGTACCAACGCGATGACCCGAATCGCCGCGCTTATACGGAGAATATACCCAGCATTATAGCCCAGAATTTTGACCAAAGCCGAGCTTTGACCCTCAATCTTGCCTTCAGTTTCCGGCCGGGCCAAAAATACTACACCTATCCTGGCCGCAAATATGTGGCGGAGGTAAACGGCCCCGAGTATTTTCTCAATTATCGCGGCGGTTTTGGCGATGTCAACTACCACCTGATCAGCGTCGCCATCGAAGAGGACAATTTGCCCCTGGGCGCCTGGGGTTACTCGGCCTTTCGGGTGCAAGGGGGGAGTTTTGTGCAGCGCAAATCCCTGGAATTTATGGATTTTATGCATTTCAACGGCAACCAAACCATCCTGGGCGATCAGGAACGCTACATGAACAGCTTTTTGCTGCTGCCCTATTACGAGTATTCCACCGACCGGGCTTTTTTCCAGGCGCATTGGCAGCACCATTTTGAAGGGGCAATATTGGACTGGATTCCACTGATCAAAAAACTGGGTTGGAAACTGGTCTTGGGCGGCCATTTCCTGCAAGTGGAACAAAAGAAAAGTTATTATGAGCTTACGGCTGGTATCGAAAACGTGGGCTTTGGGGTATTCCGCCTCTTCCGTTTCGACATCGCAGCTTCCCGTCAGGCGGGTGGGAAATGGAATGTGGGGCCCGTGTTTGGGATAAGTTTGTAG